From Sphingomonas bisphenolicum, one genomic window encodes:
- a CDS encoding DUF2171 domain-containing protein produces MVDLSSIQEHAEVIGADGVHVGTVDHMDGDRIKLTKKDSGEGSHKGHHHYISQGLIAAVEDDGTVRLSANADVAVTFEEEA; encoded by the coding sequence ATGGTCGACCTCAGCAGCATTCAGGAACATGCCGAAGTGATCGGCGCCGATGGCGTCCATGTCGGCACCGTCGACCATATGGACGGTGACCGGATCAAGCTGACCAAGAAGGACAGCGGGGAAGGCAGCCATAAGGGGCATCATCATTATATCAGCCAGGGCCTGATCGCGGCAGTCGAGGATGACGGCACGGTGCGGCTTTCCGCCAATGCCGACGTCGCGGTGACGTTCGAAGAAGAAGCCTGA